Proteins co-encoded in one Pseudophryne corroboree isolate aPseCor3 chromosome 1, aPseCor3.hap2, whole genome shotgun sequence genomic window:
- the LRRC70 gene encoding leucine-rich repeat-containing protein 70 — MSSKQRDVNRSEIVLTPLQASLCAVVCVLLLQEHVICCPAVCHICSEKQVNCRGLGLATVPRNFPKTTTLIYLSGNNITNVSPNELADLKELAVLYLDNSKIVYIHPKAFSSLRKLYYLYLNDNYIQHLDAGIFDVLLDLQYLHLQQNHIYFLAMGLFKHLKSVRHLALQKNRLSVLGSDLFLGMASLHTLNLANNNVSRISDSAFRHLENLENLYLEGNRLMQVPSSALGLLTGLKRLSLSNNQIESIHNFAFRRLNSLQYLYFENASIHTISDKSFNGLNNLKHLILSRNELRTLDSKTFTYLNHLTYLQLDRNGIMAISDDTFEKMGASLKVLNLAFNNLTSLQPRVLQPLVSLTYFQASYNPWHCACNLLGLRSYLLSSSYRFSIHCETPLQLRNRPLGNVKLTEFENCMATTPSTLPKKTSQGYSSTTESMHSHRQSTHETLSKQSTVLESSSNTQSSILHSTTERPHSEIPLQFPPVNFTSRGDGQLPIDIVTVSLKPIVICQQKAESLNQSVHILLSFFILSCVVIVFLITKVIQLKRRLQTPEHQGDSVLEYYSCYQSGRYHMTDPARLTPQNSLSSPEIDLIRPLKQSPSDAKTQVILFEHSAV, encoded by the coding sequence ATGAGCAGCAAACAAAGGGACGTGAACAGATCTGAAATTGTTCTCACCCCACTGCAAGCATCTCTGTGTGCCGTTGTCTGTGTGTTACTTCTGCAGGAGCATGTCATTTGCTGTCCTGCCGTGTGCCATATCTGCTCGGAAAAACAGGTGAACTGCCGTGGCTTGGGCCTAGCCACTGTGCCAAGAAACTTTCCCAAAACAACCACTCTCATATATCTGAGCGGCAATAACATTACAAATGTGAGCCCTAACGAACTCGCTGATCTAAAGGAGCTAGCCGTACTCTATTTGGACAATTCCAAAATTGTTTACATACATCCTAAGGCATTTTCATCCTTGAGAAAACTTTACTACCTGTACCTGAATGATAATTATATTCAGCACTTAGATGCTGGGATATTCGATGTACTCTTGGATCTTCAGTATTTGCACCTTCAACAAAATCACATCTATTTCCTTGCTATGGGATTGTTTAAACATCTTAAATCTGTCCGACACTTAGCGCTTCAAAAAAACAGACTGAGTGTCCTTGGCAGCGATTTATTTTTGGGGATGGCTAGCCTTCATACTCTAAATTTAGCTAACAACAATGTCTCACGGATATCTGACTCTGCATTCCGTCACCTAGAAAACCTAGAAAATCTATACCTCGAAGGCAACCGTTTAATGCAAGTCCCATCCAGTGCTCTGGGATTACTGACAGGTCTCAAAAGACTTTCCCTGTCGAATAACCAGATAGAATCAATACACAATTTTGCCTTCAGAAGGCTTAACTCATTACAGTATTTGTATTTTGAGAATGCAAGTATCCACACAATCAGTGACAAGTCTTTTAATGGGCTGAATAATCTCAAGCATTTAATTTTAAGTCGGAACGAGCTACGCACCCTTGACTCAAAGACTTTTACTTACCTGAATCACTTGACCTACCTGCAGTTGGACAGAAATGGCATAATGGCTATATCTGATGACACATTTGAGAAGATGGGAGCTTCATTGAAAGTTCTCAACCTTGCATTTAATAACCTGACGTCTCTCCAGCCTCGAGTGCTCCAGCCTCTTGTCTCTTTAACCTACTTTCAAGCCAGTTACAATCCATGGCACTGTGCATGCAATTTGTTAGGACTCAGAAGCTACCTCTTGTCGTCTTCATATAGATTCAGTATTCATTGTGAAACTCCGCTACAGCTTCGAAACAGGCCACTGGGCAATGTGAAATTGACTGAATTTGAAAACTGCATGGCCACCACCCCAAGCACATTACCGAAGAAGACCTCTCAAGGGTATTCGTCAACAACTGAGTCGATGCACAGCCATAGGCAAAGCACACATGAAACGTTATCGAAACAATCAACCGTTTTGGAATCCAGTAGCAATACACAGAGCAGTATACTTCATAGCACTACCGAGCGGCCACATAGCGAGATACCGCTACAGTTTCCACCAGTGAATTTCACCAGTAGGGGTGATGGTCAGCTGCCCATAGATATTGTCACAGTTTCCCTCAAGCCAATTGTTATATGTCAGCAGAAGGCTGAAAGTCTAAACCAGTCCGTTCACATTCTGCTCTCATTTTTCATACTGTCTTGTGTTGTCATTGTTTTTCTTATAACTAAAGTAATTCAGCTGAAGAGGAGACTTCAGACTCCTGAACATCAAGGAGACAGTGTGCTGGAGTATTACAGCTGCTACCAGTCTGGCAGGTACCACATGACAGATCCTGCACGACTTACACCTCAGAACTCATTGTCAAGTCCTGAAATTGACTTAATAAGGCCGCTCAAACAGTCCCCATCAGATGCCAAGACCCAGGTCATCCTGTTTGAGCACTCTGCTGTCTAG